Proteins from one Ornithodoros turicata isolate Travis unplaced genomic scaffold, ASM3712646v1 Chromosome135, whole genome shotgun sequence genomic window:
- the LOC135372267 gene encoding uncharacterized protein LOC135372267, whose protein sequence is MDVWMQQRKQKILSQEICAEHDVRREGCGCGMFVLHGFPADKQLQHQWVVSINRKDFSPSSSSARVCSDHFVDGKRTPLNPVPMVKMGYPRKFLLGPDVRFFSAFSLSRPRSEFVAPHLREYASSMRRLRESYPGERISTWTVSRLYKSLLELLPMPPPAVGLGVPRQVAWRLVTAGWFDARRASLQWRLAHGVLPLRDRLARCWWDAAVYLGWTPSHQGSNTVGNTKQKKDEDVSQAAADASLSTESELEAGEPAESGNVEPQPYGAVQRQAEEPLPRLPAEELQEVPTTAEVPPQASLFLESQCQVGANVTLSASGQGTEVPPQVSLFLESQCQVGANVTLSASGEGTEVPPQVSLFLESQCQVGANVTLSASGEGTEFHFRYLHKYHYSWNHNAKWEQMLLLAHLVKALRWVQFSVISSHLHGICTN, encoded by the exons ATGGATGTTTGGATGCAACAAAGAAAACAGAAGATCCTCTCTCAAGAAATCTGTGCCGAGCACGACGTTAGGCGGGAAGGGTGCGGCTGTGGCATGTTTGTGCTACACGGTTTTCCTGCAGACAAACAGCTACAGCATCAGTGGGTGGTATCAATCAATCGCAAGGACTTTtcaccgtcgtcgtcgtcggccCGGGTATGCTCCGATCATTTCGTGGACGGAAAGCGCACACCGTTAAATCCAGTGCCCATGGTCAAGATGGGATACCCCAGAAAG TTCCTCCTGGGTCCTGATGTCAGGTTTTTTTCGGCTTTTTCGCTGAGTAGGCCTCGGTCTGAGTTTGTCGCACCCCACCTCAGGGAGTATGCCTCCTCCATGCGGCGCCTGCGCGAGTCCTACCCAGGTGAACGCATTTCTACCTGGACTGTGTCGCGACTGTACAAATCTCTCTTGGAGCTTCTTCCCATGCCTCCGCCGGCTGTGGGCCTTGGTGTGCCCCGGCAGGTTGCTTGGCGTCTTGTCACCGCGGGCTGGTTCGACGCACGTCGGGCTAGCCTGCAATGGCGCTTGGCACACGGCGTTTTACCGCTTCGGGACCGTCTGGCTCG GTGTTGGTGGGACGCCGCCGTCTACTTAGGATGGACTCCGAGCCACCAAGGAAGCaatacagttggcaatacgaagcaAAAG AAGGACGAAGACGTGAGCCAAGCTGCAGCAGATGCGTCGCTGTCAACGGAAAGTGAACTTGAGGCTGGAGAGCCTGCTGAAAGCGGCAACGTGGAG CCACAGCCGTACGGTGCGGTGCAGAGACAAGCAGAGGAACCACTACCCAGGCTGCCAGCTGAGGAGCTCCAGGAAGTTCCTACCACCGCTGAG GTACCTCCACAAGCATCACTATTCTTGGAATCACAATGCCAAGTGGGAGCAAATGTTACTCTTAGCGCCTCTGGTCAAGGCACTGAG GTACCTCCACAAGTATCACTATTCTTGGAATCACAATGCCAAGTGGGAGCAAATGTTACTCTTAGCGCATCTGGTGAAGGCACTGAG GTACCTCCACAAGTATCACTATTCTTGGAATCACAATGCCAAGTGGGAGCAAATGTTACTCTTAGCGCATCTGGTGAAGGCACTGAG TTCCATTTCAGGTACCTCCACAAGTATCACTATTCTTGGAATCACAATGCCAAGTGGGAGCAAATGTTACTCTTAGCACATCTGGTGAAGGCACTGAGGTGGGTTCAATTCAGTGTAATCAGTAGCCATCTGCATGGGATATGTACCAACTAA